A stretch of Saccharothrix texasensis DNA encodes these proteins:
- the rpsE gene encoding 30S ribosomal protein S5, with product MPGRTRREGGGGERGERRDRRDGGRGGAAQEKTPHLERVVAINRVSKVVKGGRRFSFTALVVVGDGDGMVGVGYGKAKEVPAAIAKGVEEAKKNFFRVPRIAGTIPHPIQGEKAAGVVLLRPASAGTGVIAGGAVRAVLECAGVHDVLSKSLGSDNAINIVHATVAALKGLQRPEEVAARRGLPLEDVAPAGMLRARAGAV from the coding sequence ATGCCAGGACGCACGCGTCGCGAAGGCGGCGGGGGCGAGCGCGGAGAGCGCCGCGACCGTCGTGACGGTGGCCGCGGCGGAGCGGCCCAGGAGAAGACCCCGCACCTGGAGCGCGTGGTTGCGATCAACCGCGTCTCCAAGGTCGTGAAGGGTGGTCGTCGCTTCAGCTTCACCGCGCTGGTCGTGGTCGGCGACGGCGACGGCATGGTCGGTGTCGGCTACGGCAAGGCCAAGGAAGTGCCGGCGGCCATCGCCAAGGGTGTCGAGGAGGCGAAGAAGAACTTCTTCCGCGTCCCCCGCATCGCGGGCACGATCCCTCACCCGATCCAGGGCGAGAAGGCGGCCGGTGTGGTGCTGCTGCGCCCGGCCTCGGCCGGTACCGGTGTCATCGCCGGTGGCGCGGTCCGCGCGGTGCTGGAGTGCGCCGGCGTCCACGACGTGCTGAGCAAGTCGCTGGGCTCGGACAACGCCATCAACATCGTGCACGCCACGGTGGCGGCCCTGAAGGGCCTCCAGCGTCCCGAGGAGGTGGCCGCCCGTCGCGGTCTGCCGCTCGAGGATGTGGCTCCCGCCGGCATGCTCCGTGCCCGTGCAGGGGCGGTGTGA
- the rplE gene encoding 50S ribosomal protein L5, giving the protein MTTVEKTLPRLKVRYREEIVASLREQFEYANVMQIPGVVKVVVNMGVGDAARDGKLIEGAVKDLSIITGQRPEVRRARKSIAQFKLREGMPIGARVTLRGDRMWEFLDRLLTIALPRIRDFRGLSGKQFDGNGNYTFGLNEQSMFHEIDPDAIDRPRGMDITVVTTATNDEEGRALLKLLGFPFKEN; this is encoded by the coding sequence ATGACCACCGTTGAGAAGACCCTGCCGCGGCTCAAGGTCCGCTACCGCGAGGAGATCGTCGCCTCGCTGCGCGAGCAGTTCGAGTACGCGAACGTCATGCAGATCCCGGGCGTGGTGAAGGTCGTCGTCAACATGGGTGTCGGCGACGCCGCCCGTGACGGCAAGCTGATCGAGGGCGCCGTCAAGGACCTCTCGATCATCACCGGTCAGCGTCCCGAGGTCCGTCGGGCCCGCAAGTCCATCGCGCAGTTCAAGCTGCGCGAGGGCATGCCGATCGGCGCGCGCGTCACGCTGCGCGGCGACCGCATGTGGGAGTTCCTGGACCGCCTGCTGACGATCGCGCTGCCGCGTATCCGCGACTTCCGCGGTCTGTCGGGCAAGCAGTTCGACGGCAACGGGAACTACACGTTCGGTCTCAACGAGCAGTCGATGTTCCACGAGATCGACCCGGACGCCATCGACCGCCCCCGCGGTATGGACATCACCGTGGTGACGACCGCGACCAACGACGAAGAGGGCCGGGCGCTGCTGAAGCTCCTGGGCTTCCCGTTCAAGGAGAACTGA
- a CDS encoding type Z 30S ribosomal protein S14, with amino-acid sequence MAKKALINKAAAKPKFKVRGYTRCQRCGRPHSVFRKFGLCRICLREMAHRGELPGVNKSSW; translated from the coding sequence ATGGCCAAGAAGGCGCTGATCAACAAGGCCGCGGCCAAGCCGAAGTTCAAGGTGCGGGGTTACACCCGCTGCCAGCGTTGCGGTCGCCCGCACTCGGTGTTCCGCAAGTTCGGCCTGTGCCGGATCTGCCTCCGCGAGATGGCGCACCGGGGCGAGCTGCCCGGTGTGAACAAGTCCAGCTGGTAA
- the rpmD gene encoding 50S ribosomal protein L30, protein MAELKVTQVKSSIGTKRNHRESLRTLGLRKIRQSVVREDTPQVRGLIHTVRHLVVVEEVQS, encoded by the coding sequence ATGGCTGAGCTCAAGGTGACGCAGGTCAAGAGCAGCATCGGTACCAAGCGCAACCACCGCGAGTCCCTCCGGACCCTCGGTCTGCGCAAGATCCGCCAGTCGGTGGTCCGCGAGGACACGCCGCAGGTGCGCGGTTTGATCCACACCGTGCGCCACCTGGTGGTCGTCGAGGAGGTCCAGTCGTGA
- the secY gene encoding preprotein translocase subunit SecY — translation MLGAFRSALATPDLRKKILFTLGIVVVYRLGATMPAPGVSFKNVKQCVESVDQQGIYSLINLFSGGALLNLSIFALGIMPYITASIIVQLLTVVIPRFEQLKKEGQAGQGKLTQYTRYLTIALAVLQSTGIIALAVRGQLFQNCDVPVIPDDSIFNLAVLVVVMTAGTSVIMWLGEIITEKGIGNGMSLLIFTGIAARIPIEGKIILDRGGLTFFLVCVAALLIIASVIYVEQAQRRIPVQYAKRMIGRRMYGGTSTYLPLKVNQAGVIPVIFASSLLYLPDLISRLTASTDGGAPNWWESFVATHLVSQSSPVHIALYFLLIVFFTYFYVGITFNPDERADEMKKFGGFIPGIRPGRPTAEYLRFVLGRITLPGSLYLGIVAILPNLFLDLTGQGQNQNFPFGGTAVLIMVGVGLDTVKQIESQLMQRNYEGFLR, via the coding sequence GTGCTCGGCGCATTCCGCTCGGCTCTCGCGACGCCGGACCTACGCAAGAAGATCCTTTTCACACTGGGGATCGTCGTGGTGTACCGGTTGGGCGCCACCATGCCCGCGCCGGGCGTCTCCTTCAAGAACGTCAAACAGTGTGTCGAGTCGGTCGACCAGCAGGGGATCTACTCCCTGATCAACCTGTTCAGCGGTGGCGCGCTGCTGAACTTGTCGATCTTCGCACTCGGCATCATGCCGTACATCACGGCGAGCATCATCGTCCAGCTGCTCACCGTGGTGATTCCGCGGTTCGAGCAGCTGAAGAAGGAAGGGCAGGCGGGTCAGGGCAAGCTGACCCAGTACACCCGCTACCTGACCATCGCGCTGGCGGTCCTGCAGTCCACGGGCATCATCGCCCTGGCCGTGCGCGGGCAGCTGTTCCAGAACTGCGACGTGCCCGTCATCCCCGACGACAGCATCTTCAACCTGGCCGTCCTGGTGGTCGTGATGACCGCGGGCACCAGCGTGATCATGTGGCTCGGTGAGATCATCACCGAGAAGGGGATCGGCAACGGCATGTCGCTGCTGATCTTCACCGGCATCGCGGCGCGCATCCCGATCGAGGGCAAGATCATCCTCGACCGCGGTGGCCTCACGTTCTTCCTGGTCTGCGTCGCGGCACTGCTGATCATCGCCAGCGTCATCTACGTGGAGCAGGCGCAGCGCCGCATCCCGGTCCAGTACGCGAAGCGGATGATCGGCCGCCGGATGTACGGCGGCACGTCGACCTACCTGCCGCTCAAGGTGAACCAGGCCGGTGTCATCCCGGTCATCTTCGCCTCGTCGCTGCTGTACCTGCCCGACCTGATCTCGCGCCTGACCGCGTCCACCGACGGCGGGGCGCCGAACTGGTGGGAGAGCTTCGTCGCGACGCACCTGGTGAGCCAGTCCAGCCCGGTGCACATCGCGCTCTACTTCCTCCTGATCGTCTTCTTCACGTACTTCTACGTCGGCATCACGTTCAACCCGGACGAGCGCGCGGACGAGATGAAGAAGTTCGGTGGGTTCATCCCGGGCATCCGGCCGGGCCGTCCCACCGCCGAGTACCTCCGCTTCGTGTTGGGGCGGATCACGCTGCCGGGCTCGCTCTACCTGGGCATCGTCGCCATCCTGCCGAACCTGTTCCTCGACCTCACCGGTCAGGGCCAGAACCAGAACTTCCCGTTCGGCGGCACGGCGGTGCTGATCATGGTCGGTGTCGGCCTCGACACCGTGAAGCAGATCGAGAGCCAGCTCATGCAGCGCAACTACGAAGGGTTCCTCCGCTAG
- the rplF gene encoding 50S ribosomal protein L6, with product MSRIGKLPITVPSGVDVNIDGQAVSVKGPKGTLSLNIAEPIIIEKAEDGTLEVKRPNDERRSRSLHGLSRTLVQNMVVGVTQGYEKKMEIHGVGYRVALKGSDLEFALGYSHPVKVEAPEGITFAVETPTRFSVAGIDKQLVGEVAANIRKLRKPDPYKGKGVRYSGEKIRRKVGKTGK from the coding sequence ATGTCGCGCATCGGAAAACTGCCGATCACCGTCCCCTCCGGGGTCGACGTGAACATCGACGGCCAGGCTGTGAGCGTGAAGGGGCCCAAGGGCACCTTGTCGCTCAACATCGCTGAGCCGATCATCATCGAGAAGGCCGAAGACGGCACCCTCGAGGTGAAGCGCCCGAACGACGAGCGTCGCAGCCGCTCGCTGCACGGCCTGTCGCGCACCTTGGTGCAGAACATGGTCGTCGGCGTCACGCAGGGCTACGAGAAGAAGATGGAAATCCACGGCGTCGGTTACCGCGTGGCGCTGAAGGGTTCCGACCTGGAGTTCGCGCTGGGCTACAGCCACCCGGTGAAGGTCGAGGCCCCCGAGGGCATCACCTTCGCGGTGGAGACCCCGACCCGCTTCTCCGTGGCCGGTATCGACAAGCAGCTCGTCGGCGAGGTCGCCGCCAACATCCGCAAGCTGCGCAAGCCCGACCCGTACAAGGGCAAGGGCGTGCGCTACTCGGGTGAGAAGATCCGCCGCAAGGTCGGAAAGACGGGTAAGTGA
- a CDS encoding LysE family translocator: MWLAVFFGASVLVALTPGANNLLGMHHGVHHGPLRAVVALLGRLAAFSLMVGAVVAGLGPVLAASHTALTVIKWAGVAYLVYLAVRILTSRESAETPARKGTPLRKEFLVAITNPKALLIFTAFVPQFVDPARGPIPVQLATLGAVYLAAEALAGTAYVALGAGIRKAGLTRRAKARLDKGTAAVLLGMAGLLATSRT, from the coding sequence ATGTGGCTCGCGGTCTTCTTCGGCGCCTCGGTCCTGGTCGCACTGACCCCCGGCGCCAACAACCTCCTGGGCATGCACCACGGGGTCCACCACGGCCCGTTGCGGGCCGTGGTGGCGCTCCTGGGCCGTCTTGCGGCCTTCTCCCTGATGGTCGGCGCGGTGGTCGCCGGGCTGGGGCCCGTCCTGGCCGCCAGCCACACCGCGCTCACCGTGATCAAGTGGGCCGGTGTGGCGTACCTCGTCTACCTGGCCGTGCGCATCCTGACGAGCCGGGAGAGCGCCGAAACCCCAGCCAGGAAGGGCACTCCGCTGCGCAAGGAGTTCCTGGTGGCGATCACCAACCCCAAGGCCCTGCTGATCTTCACCGCGTTCGTGCCGCAGTTCGTCGACCCGGCGCGCGGGCCCATCCCGGTGCAGCTCGCCACCCTCGGCGCGGTCTACCTGGCCGCGGAGGCGCTGGCGGGCACGGCGTACGTGGCGCTGGGCGCGGGCATCCGCAAGGCCGGGCTGACCCGGCGCGCCAAGGCCCGGCTGGACAAGGGCACGGCGGCGGTCCTGCTCGGCATGGCCGGTCTGCTGGCGACCAGTCGAACTTGA
- a CDS encoding adenylate kinase, whose protein sequence is MRLVLVGPPGAGKGTQAKTLSRELGVPHISTGDLFRAHISEQTDLGKEVQEYLDSGELVPDEVTNEMVRVRLSQPDAANGFLLDGFPRNTAQAGVLGEMLAAEGQKLDAVLEFRIDEDVVVERLLARGRTDDKEDVIRHRQQVYRTETAPLLDYYADIVVSIDAVGEVDEISERALRALRDLK, encoded by the coding sequence GTGCGACTCGTTCTCGTCGGCCCGCCCGGTGCGGGCAAGGGCACCCAGGCCAAAACGCTCAGCCGCGAGCTCGGCGTGCCGCACATCTCCACCGGGGACCTGTTCCGCGCCCACATCAGCGAGCAGACCGATCTGGGCAAGGAAGTCCAGGAGTACCTGGACTCGGGCGAGTTGGTGCCGGACGAGGTGACCAACGAGATGGTGCGCGTCCGGCTCTCGCAGCCGGACGCCGCCAACGGGTTCCTGCTCGACGGCTTCCCGCGCAACACGGCCCAGGCGGGCGTGCTGGGCGAGATGCTGGCGGCTGAGGGCCAGAAGCTCGACGCGGTGCTGGAGTTCCGGATCGACGAGGACGTCGTGGTCGAGCGCCTGCTCGCCCGGGGTCGCACGGACGACAAGGAAGACGTGATCCGGCACCGCCAGCAGGTGTACCGGACGGAGACCGCGCCGCTGCTCGACTACTACGCCGACATCGTCGTGAGCATCGACGCCGTCGGCGAGGTCGACGAGATCAGCGAGCGCGCTCTGCGCGCCTTGCGCGACCTGAAGTGA
- the rplR gene encoding 50S ribosomal protein L18 gives MSETATKSVPSGRKPVGKDISTTRRIAKTRRHFRLRKKVSGTAERPRLVVHRSSKHITVQIIDDLAGRTLAAASSVEADVRSIDGDKKARAAKVGQLAAARAKDAGISKVVFDRGGNAYHGRIAALADAAREAGLEF, from the coding sequence ATGAGCGAGACTGCAACGAAGTCCGTTCCTTCGGGGCGGAAGCCGGTGGGCAAGGACATCTCGACCACTCGCCGCATCGCCAAGACGCGCCGTCACTTCCGTCTCCGCAAGAAGGTCAGCGGCACGGCGGAGCGCCCGCGCCTGGTCGTGCACCGGTCGTCGAAGCACATCACCGTGCAGATCATCGACGACCTGGCCGGCCGCACCCTGGCGGCGGCGTCCTCCGTCGAGGCGGACGTCCGGTCGATCGACGGCGACAAGAAGGCCCGTGCGGCGAAGGTCGGCCAGCTGGCCGCCGCCCGTGCCAAGGACGCCGGGATCAGCAAGGTGGTCTTCGACCGCGGCGGCAACGCCTACCACGGTCGGATCGCCGCTCTGGCCGATGCCGCTCGCGAGGCTGGGCTGGAGTTCTGA
- the rpsH gene encoding 30S ribosomal protein S8 — translation MTMTDPIADMLTRLRNANSAYHDKVVMPHSKLKANIAEILKREGYIASYRDEQGDVAKNLVIELKYGPNRERSIAGLRRVSKPGLRVYAKSTNLPKVLGGLGVAIISTSGGLMTDRQANKSGVGGEVLAYVW, via the coding sequence ATGACGATGACCGACCCGATCGCAGACATGTTGACGCGTCTGCGGAACGCGAACTCGGCTTACCACGACAAGGTCGTGATGCCGCACTCGAAGTTGAAGGCCAACATCGCCGAGATCCTCAAGCGCGAGGGTTACATCGCGAGCTACCGCGATGAGCAGGGCGACGTGGCCAAGAACCTGGTGATCGAGCTGAAGTACGGCCCGAACCGGGAGCGCAGCATCGCCGGCCTCCGCCGCGTGTCGAAGCCGGGCCTGCGCGTGTACGCGAAGTCGACCAACCTGCCGAAGGTGCTGGGCGGTCTGGGCGTCGCGATCATTTCGACCTCTGGCGGTCTGATGACCGACCGCCAGGCCAACAAGTCGGGCGTGGGCGGAGAAGTCCTCGCCTACGTCTGGTGA
- the map gene encoding type I methionyl aminopeptidase: MIEIKSRDQLEAMRAAGLVVARTLALLASHAKAGVSTAELDELAEQNIRDAGAIPSFKGYHGFPASICASVNEQVVHGIPSRTQVLAEGDLISIDCGAILDGWHGDSAITLPVGVVTDAELKLSEATRASMLAGIEAAVAGARLSDVSFAIESATILAGEEHGFEYGIVEGYGGHGIGTKMHMDPFLPNHGKPGKGPRLKPGMAIAIEPMLTLGTERTVELDDGWTVITADGSRAAHWEHSVAITDDGPWVLTALDGD; encoded by the coding sequence ATGATCGAGATCAAGAGCCGCGACCAGCTCGAAGCCATGAGGGCTGCCGGGCTGGTCGTGGCGCGCACCCTGGCGCTGCTGGCCTCGCACGCGAAGGCCGGCGTCAGCACCGCCGAGCTGGACGAGCTGGCCGAGCAGAACATCCGCGACGCGGGCGCCATCCCGTCGTTCAAGGGCTACCACGGGTTCCCCGCGTCGATCTGCGCGTCGGTGAACGAGCAGGTGGTCCACGGCATCCCCAGCCGCACCCAGGTGCTGGCCGAGGGTGACCTGATCTCGATCGACTGCGGCGCCATCCTCGACGGGTGGCACGGCGACTCGGCGATCACCCTGCCCGTGGGCGTGGTGACCGACGCGGAGCTGAAGCTGTCCGAGGCCACCCGGGCGTCCATGCTGGCCGGCATCGAGGCGGCCGTGGCCGGCGCGCGGCTCAGCGACGTCTCGTTCGCGATCGAGTCGGCCACCATCCTCGCCGGCGAGGAGCACGGCTTCGAGTACGGCATCGTGGAGGGCTACGGCGGCCACGGCATCGGCACGAAGATGCACATGGACCCGTTCCTGCCGAACCACGGCAAGCCCGGCAAGGGGCCGCGCCTCAAGCCCGGCATGGCCATCGCCATCGAGCCGATGCTCACGCTGGGGACCGAGCGGACCGTCGAGCTGGACGACGGCTGGACCGTCATCACCGCTGACGGTTCGCGCGCCGCGCACTGGGAGCACTCGGTGGCCATCACCGATGACGGGCCCTGGGTGCTGACCGCTCTCGACGGTGACTGA
- the rplO gene encoding 50S ribosomal protein L15 encodes MTIKIHDLRPAPGAKTAKTRVGRGEGSKGKTAGRGTKGTGARKNVSPRFEGGQMPLHMRLPKLKGFRNPFRTEYQVVNVGDLARLFPNGGRVDVDALINAGLVRKNELVKVLGNGDLDGVKLDVVANKFSGSAVEKIAAAGGTTTVL; translated from the coding sequence GTGACCATCAAGATCCATGACCTGCGTCCGGCCCCCGGCGCCAAGACCGCGAAGACCCGTGTCGGTCGTGGTGAGGGCTCCAAGGGCAAGACGGCGGGCCGCGGCACGAAGGGCACCGGAGCGCGGAAGAACGTTTCCCCGCGCTTCGAGGGTGGCCAGATGCCGCTGCACATGCGCCTGCCCAAGCTGAAGGGCTTCCGCAACCCGTTCCGCACGGAGTACCAGGTCGTGAACGTGGGCGACCTCGCCCGCCTGTTCCCGAACGGTGGCCGGGTGGACGTGGACGCCCTCATCAACGCGGGCCTGGTGCGCAAGAACGAGCTCGTGAAGGTCCTCGGCAACGGTGACCTGGACGGCGTCAAGCTCGACGTCGTGGCGAACAAGTTCTCCGGCAGCGCGGTCGAGAAGATCGCCGCCGCCGGTGGCACCACCACCGTGCTCTGA